A single genomic interval of Macadamia integrifolia cultivar HAES 741 chromosome 6, SCU_Mint_v3, whole genome shotgun sequence harbors:
- the LOC122081079 gene encoding CBL-interacting protein kinase 2-like: MDSKGGVLLQRYELGRLLGQGTFAKVYYARSLKTGESMAIKVIDKEKVLKVGLVDQVKREISVMRLVQHPNIVQLYEVMASKTKIYFVMEYAKGGELFNKVAKGKLKEDVARKYFQQLISAVDFCHSRGVYHRDLKPENLLLDDNGNLKASDFGLSALADSKRQDGLLHTACGTPAYVAPEVINRKGYDGSKADIWSCGVILYVLLAGFLPFHDSNLMEMYRKIGKGEFRCPNWFPTEVRRLLSKILDPNPNTRISMAKIKENSWFRKGLESISTTEREIKELAPMDVDSAFSPSENSNAAAETKQELARPNNLNAFDIISLSAGFDLSGLFDEDAHKREARFTSKQPASAIISKLEEVARLLRFKVKKKSGGLLKLEGSKEGTKGVLSIDAEIFEVTPSFHLVELKKSGGDTPDYQKILTQDIKPALNDIVLAWQCDPQQQQ; the protein is encoded by the coding sequence ATGGATAGTAAGGGGGGTGTGTTGTTACAAAGGTATGAATTAGGGAGATTATTAGGGCAAGGCACTTTTGCCAAGGTCTATTATGCGAGGAGCCTTAAAACTGGCGAGAGTATGGCAATTAAGGTAATTGATAAAGAGAAAGTTTTGAAGGTTGGGCTGGTTGACCAGGTTAAGCGAGAGATATCTGTAATGAGATTGGTTCAACACCCAAACATTGTGCAGCTTTATGAGGTTATGGCTAGCAAAACCAAGATTTACTTTGTCATGGAATATGCCAAAGGTGGTGAGCTCTTCAACAAGGTGGCCAAGGGTAAACTTAAGGAAGATGTTGCAAGGAAATATTTTCAACAGCTGATTAGTGCCGTGGATTTTTGCCACAGCAGAGGTGTTTATCACCGGGATTTGAAACCTGAAAATCTACTTCTAGATGACAATGGAAATCTGAAGGCTTCAGATTTTGGGTTGAGTGCCCTTGCTGATTCCAAGCGCCAAGATGGGTTGCTCCACACGGCTTGTGGGACgcctgcatatgttgctccagAAGTAATCAATAGAAAAGGGTATGATGGATCTAAAGCTGACATTTGGTCTTGTGGGGTGATTTTATATGTTTTGCTGGCTGGCTTTCTTCCATTCCATGATTCAAATTTGATGGAGATGTATAGAAAGATTGGAAAAGGAGAGTTTAGATGCCCCAATTGGTTCCCTACAGAAGTACGCAGGCTGCTGTCTAAGATTTTGGATCCAAACCCAaatactaggatttccatggcaAAGATTAAGGAAAATTCTTGGTTCAGAAAGGGTTTGGAATCCATATCAAcaactgaaagagaaattaaGGAACTGGCTCCTATGGACGTGGATTCAGCTTTCAGCCCTTCTGAGAATAGCAATGCTGCTGCTGAGACAAAGCAAGAGCTTGCCAGACCTAATAATTTGAATGCTTTTGATATTATTTCTCTTTCGGCAGGGTTTGACCTCTCTGGTCTGTTTGATGAAGATGCCCACAAGAGGGAAGCACGATTTACATCCAAGCAGCCTGCCTCAGCTATCATCTCTAAGCTGGAGGAAGTTGCTAGGTTGCTGAGATTTAAGGTGAAGAAGAAAAGTGGAGGACTGTTGAAATTGGAAGGATCAAAGGAAGGGACGAAAGGTGTTCTTTCAATTGATGCAGAGATTTTCGAGGTTACTCCATCTTTCCATTTGGTGGAGCTAAAGAAGTCTGGTGGAGATACACCAGACTATCAGAAGATATTAACACAGGATATAAAGCCAGCTCTTAATGACATTGTTTTGGCTTGGCAATGTGATCCACAACAGCAACAATAA
- the LOC122081081 gene encoding uncharacterized protein LOC122081081 — translation MRKGKDRVRSETGEEEGNGTGKGGKGFYACYLLCSLSPRHKGQTYIGFTINPCRRIRQHNGEINCGAWRTKTKRPWEMVLCIYGFPTNVSALQFEWAWQHPVESLAVRKAAAEFKSVSGVANKIKLAHTMLNLPAWQSLNLTVNFFSTKYMKHTAGCPSLPVHMKAQICSMDELPCYMGDEQILMNNEDDWVAESAYDDGPVTQMNIQVHDFAKYHCSIEMTHVQIGRMEDDYRFGEPIGPLTPKEGDHRVPVCAGECGITSSLDTEETVEDRDPFEIMEKDDMKSCQPNKLQTPKAFENDQPTSTDGLLSSSEVEIINLLTPPPNCILKKRASPNFPKIIDLTESPVFIQL, via the exons atgaggaaaGGAAAAGATCGAGTAAGATCAGaaacaggagaagaagaaggcaaCGGAACAGGGAAAGGAGGGAAAGGTTTCTACGCTTGCTACCTCCTCTGCTCCTTGAGCCCAAGACACAAAGGCCAGACTTATATAGG GTTTACAATCAACCCTTGTCGTCGGATTAGGCAGCATAATGGTGAAATAAATTGTGGTGCATGGAGGACGAAGACAAAGCGTCCTTGGGAAATGGTATTATGCATATATGGTTTCCCAACAAACGTATCTGCACTCCAG TTTGAGTGGGCCTGGCAGCATCCAGTGGAGTCCTTGGCTGTTAGAAAAGCAGCTGCAGAATTCAAATCCGTCTCTGGGGTTGCCAATAAGATCAAGCTTGCCCACACAATGCTTAATCTCCCTGCATGGCAGAG CTTGAACCTCACTGTTAACTTTTTCTCGACAAAATACATGAAACACACTGCTGGATGCCCGAGCTTGCCAGTGCATATGAAAGCCCAAATTTGTTCAATGGACGAACTTCCCTGCTACATGGGAGATGAGCAAATTTTAATGAATAATGAAGATGACTGGGTAGCTGAAAGTGCATATGATGATGGACCAGTAACACAGATGAATATACAAGTTCACGATTTTGCCAAATATCATTGTAGCATTGAAATGACTCATGTACAAATCGGAAGGATGGAAGATGATTATCGTTTTGGAGAGCCCATAGGCCCCCTCACTCCAAAGGAAGGAGACCACAGGGTTCCTGTTTGTGCTGGTGAATGTGGTATAACCAGCTCTTTGGATACAGAAGAAACAGTTGAAGATAGAGATCCCTTTGAGATTATGGAGAAGGATGATATGAAATCATGTCAGCCAAACAAGCTGCAAACACCCAAAGCTTTTGAGAATGATCAACCAACATCAACTGATGGTCTTCTTTCCTCTTCGGAAGTTGAGATAATAAATTTGTTGACTCCCCCTCCTAACTGCATTCTTAAGAAGAGAGCTTCCCCAAATTTCCCCAAAATTATTGACTTAACAGAGTCTCCTGTTTTCATCCAACTATGA